The genomic segment acaccaacactgtggtacagcgtattataactttgtgcatttgtttgtttagttttgaaaaaaatcggattatatttcgataaagctcccacatattTCTTCCATCCGATATAGCCTCTAGAGgcaatagaagccacaattttggtccgatttttgaaaaattttgcgtgCGAAGTTTCATTCGACTTCCAAgtatgcgtgcaaaatttcattaaaatcggttcagattaagatatataggatggggctatactaatctagtcattccatttgtagcacctctaaatattcgtctaagaccccatgaagtatatatatattcttgatcgtctcgacgttctgattcgaaatagccatatccgtccgtccgttcgtctgtcgaaatcacgacagcggtcgaatgCATAAAGCTAGCAacttgaaatttagtacagatacttcattttgattaaaaatggcccattttcaaaattgcggcttccaggggctctagaaatcaattgtagcttccatatgatccgatctcgcgatttgatttcttgagtccttgagTAAGTATcatatcggtcaaaaattgcggcttccgggctccaggcttccaggggctcaagaagtcaaatcaggagatcggtttatatgggagctatatcataatctgaaccgatatggcccagttgcaatcaattatgacctacatcaatactaagtatctgtgcaaaatttcaagcggctagctttactcgttcgaccactatcatgATTTCAatagtcggacggacggacgaacattgcTATTTCGAGtcaaaacgtcgagacgatcacgaaaatatatatactttatggggtcttggacgaatatttcgtggtgtaacaaacggaatgactatattagtatacccccatcctctggtggtgggtataataaaacttataccacccaatattttgatactgggctttatattttatttgaacataaagtttaaataaaaaccAATATGAAGTTTTAAATTAAACCCTTTATGACTACTTTTAGTAATATtaggaaatttcaattttatttttaaaaaatttctgtaaGCTATGctgtttgaaatttgtttgtcAAATACTTTTGCCGATGactgtatatactttgtggggtcggaaattgatatttcgatgtgttccaaacggagtgactgaatgaatataccccctatcatatgatggtgggtataaaaataaaaaaaaaaaaaacatttatcaaCATATTTCGTCAATTGATTTCTCCTGTCTTCATGTTGGAGGTGAAAAAAATCAACACAATTAATTCATTAGGAAACCATTTCATACCTTTTCATACCATTGCATATAAAGCCTGTTAAAGCCACAATATTTTTCATTACCCAACGAGTATAGAAAGGAAAAGTTTTATAAATTCGAAAATATCGTAAAGCCTACTAAAGACCATATAGTCGTTTAAAGGCTTTGCAAAATGCCCGGAAAATATCTAGCCATTATAGCCTTATTGGCCACCTTTTTGGATTATACCCTAGCAACCAACTGTACTAACGCCAATATTGGCCAACGTCTGCCAGTGCCTAAtagttgttccaaatttcaaatatgCTTGCTGAATCTCTTGACCGTACGAGAATGTCCCAAAGGTCTCCACTTTAATCGTGATTTGGAAGTATGTGATCTGCCAGCCAGAGCTGGTTGTGTTGCTCTGGAGGATTTGCAGACACTTATAAACGATGGCTGTGAAGCTTGCGATTGTAATGTTTGCTGTACAACAACAGGGACAACGCCAACATGGACAACACCAATAACAGGGACAACGCCAACATGGACAACAGGAACAACCACCCCATATTCCACTTGGTCTTCAACACCATCGGATGGTACAACAAAGGCAACAACTACGGGAACAACCACCCCATATTCCACTTGGTCTCCAACACCATCGGATGGTACAACAAAGGCAACAACTACGGGAACAACCACACCATATTCAACTTGGTCTTCAACACCATCGGATGgtacaacaaaagcaacaactaCGGGAACAACCACACCATATTCAACTTGGTCTTCAACACCATCGGATGgtacaacaaaagcaacaactaCGGGAACAACCACACCATATTCCACTTGGTCTTCAACACCATCGGATGgtacaacaaaagcaacaactaCGGGAACAACCACACCATATTCCACTTGGTCTTCAACACCATCGGATGgtacaacaaaagcaacaactaCGGGAACAACCACACCATATTCCACTTGGTCTTCAACACCATCGGACGgtacaacaaaagcaacaactaCGGGAACAACCACACCATACTCCACAACTGCATTCCCAACAACAAGCTCAAGACCTACTGGCCAACCTGATAATGCGGAAACAACGACATGCACTTCTGTAACAATGGATAGTACAACCAAATCCAGCTCCCAGACAACAACCAATACAAGCAGCTCTCAGACAAAAACTCCAACAACAGGAACAACCACCCCATATACCAGCACCGCCGGTTCTTCTGTGCCGCCACCATCCACCGAAGGGGATTGCGATGCACCCTGTTGTGGCCAGATGAATGGCAAACCCATACTTGGAGAGACTTGTCAACAATTTATCATATGCAATGGAGGACGTGCCTCCGTCTTTGGTTGTCCCAACAATTTGCACTTCAATGCCGCCACAGGCTCGTGCGATTTTCCCGAAAATGCAAAGTGTTCTAAACCCTATACACCACCAACGGGACCACATGCTGGACCCTCTGGTACACATTGTGCCAATAATGGACGTTGCATAGGTCAGCCAGATGGCACTCAGTTCCCTAATGCCCAGAACCCATGTAGCAATACATATGTGGTATGCCAATGCGAGTGTGAAGTTGAACGTTCATGTGGTGCATCCTTGATGTTCAATAGCCAGGTAGGCGTTTGCGATTGGCCCAGTAACTTTCAATGCTAAGAAATCATTGTGATATAAAGactaaaatttcgaaaatatattttttttttttttgaagcggCCAGGAATTCGGTTTTTCTTGAAATCAGtaataaaatgttaataaaaagtattaaaaaaatatagtttTGTCGAAAATATTGGGATAATTTGgagaatatatattgggttgcccaaaaagtaattgcagattttttaaaagaaaataaatgcatttttaataaaactttgaatgaactttaatcaaatatacttttttacacttttttttctaaagcaagctaaaagtaacagctgataactgatggaagaaagaatgcaattacagagtcacaagctgtgaataaatttgtcaacgccgactatatgaaaaatccgcaattactttttgagccccaataTATGATTGggataatatatatattaagtGAAACGTATTTAAAAGTACAGTAAGAATCTGAAATAataatgtattccttggtgtctgaggagccctccccactccccaaaagccctcaacaggacatatttaccaaattgggacaatatgggtatcaaatgaaaggaatttaagtacacatctgttataaaaatttggcccaAGGTGTCTACCTCGGACCTGGTAGCCCTGTTGAGGGCTTTTGGGGGAGTGGGGAGGGCGCCTCAGACTCCTAGGGGTCTCCCCAACCACAAAAACCATCAAAACGGACATAAATgcccaacgtcacaaaatggatatcgaataaaaggtctttgggagttgacaacaaatctggtatacacatttactacagagtctgggaccggacCACCCACTAAAAACGTTGTTCGATCGGGATGGTTTCCCAATCaaaaaaggtctatgacagtagaattcgaatctaatgttgatataaggattcaagtatctggattACGTCCTACCGTTCGGCAGGAAATGTAGATAGCAATAGCAAACGGAaagtcttttgggtcttagcgtcggcgGGACGGACcttctcctcccaataaaacccacaccaaactgtcatgtaggacgaccgagaatatattgcaatcaaatggaaagatgtgtcagagggcaatccccctccccctatccaaCGCAAAAAGAGgaattaaaattaatatatgaaggctaatcaggatagaataggacagtaATAAAAGATTACACTTTTTACACTCGAATCAAAAATGTTGGCTGTAAAAtacgattttgaatgtagataaccaatccaaataaaatggcgttaagatcggccgtgccgaactttggatacccaccacctcgggtatatttcTAAACTACCTTTcgacataatccggtgaaaaatgtataccttatgccccatagcagctatatcgtaatatgttccgattcggaccaaatactaaaaagtacaagtcattgttcaattgtgtataacaaaaaattggtctttgtggcagctatatctaaaaattaaccgatctgaaccatatgcgacacggatgccgaaaagcctaacataattcactgtgtcaaatttcagtgaaatcggactataaatgcgtcttttatggggccaagacttaaaatcaagagttcggtctatatagcagctatatccaaaactgaaccgatttgggccgagttgcagaaaaacgtcgaagagcctaacacaactcactgtcccaa from the Stomoxys calcitrans chromosome 1, idStoCalc2.1, whole genome shotgun sequence genome contains:
- the LOC106095268 gene encoding nuclear pore complex protein DDB_G0274915, with protein sequence MPGKYLAIIALLATFLDYTLATNCTNANIGQRLPVPNSCSKFQICLLNLLTVRECPKGLHFNRDLEVCDLPARAGCVALEDLQTLINDGCEACDCNVCCTTTGTTPTWTTPITGTTPTWTTGTTTPYSTWSSTPSDGTTKATTTGTTTPYSTWSPTPSDGTTKATTTGTTTPYSTWSSTPSDGTTKATTTGTTTPYSTWSSTPSDGTTKATTTGTTTPYSTWSSTPSDGTTKATTTGTTTPYSTWSSTPSDGTTKATTTGTTTPYSTWSSTPSDGTTKATTTGTTTPYSTTAFPTTSSRPTGQPDNAETTTCTSVTMDSTTKSSSQTTTNTSSSQTKTPTTGTTTPYTSTAGSSVPPPSTEGDCDAPCCGQMNGKPILGETCQQFIICNGGRASVFGCPNNLHFNAATGSCDFPENAKCSKPYTPPTGPHAGPSGTHCANNGRCIGQPDGTQFPNAQNPCSNTYVVCQCECEVERSCGASLMFNSQVGVCDWPSNFQC